A stretch of the Vigna radiata var. radiata cultivar VC1973A chromosome 7, Vradiata_ver6, whole genome shotgun sequence genome encodes the following:
- the LOC106767114 gene encoding protein PLANT CADMIUM RESISTANCE 7: MGDFEKQERVMEEEERESLLEGVAVLDFDVLCSTVALQAQHGKWGRLGVADDDQEEESGEFGVVLRMWEGEILECFDDHRIALESTCCPCYRFGKNMKRAGFGSCYIQAAIYFVLAMGAFLNCIAFIVTRRHCNLYLAVAVVVSFVAYLGFFRTRLRKKFNINGSDSSLDDCVYHFACPCCTLCQESRTLEMNNVEDGIWHGRGDKICIGGYGQKSKGFFQLNPPSIMNIDESSLETKADTNVSNPS, encoded by the exons ATGGGGGATTTTGAGAAGCAGGAGAGGGtcatggaagaagaagagagagagagtttgcTCGAGGGTGTGGCGGTTTTGGACTTTGACGTGCTCTGTTCCACTGTTGCTTTGCAAGCTCAGCATGGAAAATGGGGGAGGCTTGGTGTTGCTGATGATGATCAAGAAGAAGAGAGTGGTGAATTTGGTGTTGTCCTAAGGATGTGGGAGGGTGAGATTCTTGAGTGTTTCGATGATCATCGCATCGCCCTTGAATCCACATG CTGTCCTTGCTACCGATTTGGGAAGAACATGAAGAGAGCTGGTTTTGGTTCTTGCTACATTCAG GCAGCGATCTATTTTGTTCTTGCCATGGGTGCCTTTCTTAACTGCATTGCCTTTATTGTCACGAGACGTCACTGCAATCTATACCTGGCAGTTGCCGTTGTTGTTTCCTTTGTAGCATATTTAGGGTTCTTCCGCACAAGACTAAGAAAGAAGTTCAACATCAAC GGTAGTGACAGTTCCTTAGACGATTGCGTTTACCATTTCGCCTGTCCTTGCTGTACATTATGTCAG GAATCTAGAACGTTGGAGATGAACAATGTTGAAGATGGCATTTGGCATGGTCGGGGTGACAAAATATGCATAGGAGGCTATGGCCAAAAGAGCAAAGGATTCTTTCAGTTAAATCCTCCTTCGATTATGAATATTGATGAAAGTTCATTGGAAACAAAAGCAGACACAAATGTCAGCAATCCATCTTAA
- the LOC106765664 gene encoding uncharacterized protein LOC106765664, whose amino-acid sequence MTSHSHYQPDLDADSVTSSPRSDHFHDAPPRVRFMCSFGGKILPRPHDNQLRYVGGDTRIVAVHRSISFSALILKLSKLSGMTNITAKYQLPNEDLDALISVTTDEDVENMMDEYDRVAQNQNPRSARLRLFLFPEGEDSRTSSISSLLNGSAKRENWFLDALNGGVSGLERGRSEASSMVSEVPDYLFGLDNSDDTHQRDPRPKDRPVLQDNVSVSDPGSPAPVVSSPYCSTSSAPCVPSLPNLPPVKTKLSNSVADSDSKENQLEPETEPQPNLNQNLYPGNPVVHYPQESAYSAHTVNPVPVFYVPGPVRPGTVPVTMQQTPYPYVQQPYHAMVPSQVPIGYHHLIPGSGQVYGAGVRQMSPLQPYNPSTGVVPDGLKQHVYHAVPNSGPVPVHQMMPMSGADELQRGGAEYVVGRGPNSLNN is encoded by the exons ATGACGTCACACTCTCACTACCAACCCGACTTAGACGCCGACTCCGTCACCTCCTCCCCTCGCTCCGACCATTTCCACGACGCGCCGCCGCGCGTCCGCTTCATGTGCAGTTTTGGCGGCAAGATCCTCCCCCGCCCCCACGACAACCAGCTCCGTTATGTCGGTGGCGACACTCGAATCGTCGCGGTCCACCGCTCTATCTCCTTCTCCGCCCTCATTCTCAAACTCTCTAAACTCTCAG GCATGACCAACATAACCGCGAAGTACCAGCTCCCGAACGAGGATCTGGACGCGTTAATCTCGGTCACGACGGATGAAGACGTGGAGAACATGATGGACGAGTACGACCGCGTGGCACAGAATCAGAACCCGCGATCGGCGCGGCTTCGGCTCTTCCTCTTCCCCGAAGGGGAAGACTCTCGAACCAGTAGCATCAGCTCGCTATTGAACGGCTCAGCCAAACGCGAGAACTGGTTCCTCGACGCACTAAACGGTGGCGTTTCGGGTCTCGAGCGTGGCCGCTCTGAAGCCTCTTCCATGGTCTCGGAAGTACCCGATTACCTCTTCGGATTAGACAACTCCGACGACACACACCAACGCGACCCACGACCCAAGGACCGACCCGTTCTCCAAGACAACGTTTCCGTTTCGGATCCGGGTTCTCCCGCCCCGGTTGTTTCCTCACCGTACTGTTCGACCTCATCAGCGCCCTGCGTTCCTTCTCTTCCGAACCTTCCTCCAGTAAAGACTAAACTTTCAAACTCAGTTGCTGATTCGGACTCCAAGGAAAATCAATTGGAACCTGAAACGGAACCTCAACCCAACCTCAACCAAAACCTCTACCCGGGTAACCCTGTAGTCCACTACCCCCAAGAATCTGCTTATTCTGCTCATACAGTAAACCCAGTTCCTGTTTTCTATGTTCCCGGTCCGGTTCGACCTGGAACTGTGCCGGTAACTATGCAGCAGACACCTTACCCCTACGTTCAACAACCATACCATGCAATGGTGCCATCTCAGGTTCCCATCGGCTACCATCATTTGATTCCGGGTTCGGGTCAAGTATATGGTGCAGGCGTGAGGCAGATGAGTCCACTGCAACCTTACAATCCTTCCACCGGAGTGGTTCCCGACGGTTTGAAACAGCACGTGTATCATGCAGTGCCGAATTCCGGTCCAGTTCCCGTTCACCAGATGATGCCCATGAGCGGTGCTGATGAACTGCAGAGAGGTGGAGCGGAGTACGTGGTGGGTCGGGGCCCCAATTCGCTGAATAACTGA